The window CCATAGCGCATCGCCCAATCGACTATGACATCGCCTCCCAATGCAGTCTGTATTTTTTCTGCCTGGCGCCTGGTGATGGCAACAAGCGGTGAGCCTTCTTCTGTCCATATCTGCGCATATGCATGAGCAGACCTGCGTGGCCGCGTCGTCAACACAAACCCGCGCAAGATCGGTTGCCAAAGCAGTGGTGGAATCTCGACCACGCGCCGGTCGGAAAGAAATTCCTTCAGATAGGTGCTTACGGCCGCTGTCGTCGGCGCTTCAGGCGACCCGAGATTGATCAGCAGGACGCCAATGCGACCGTTTTGCACCGGGGGATGATCGGCTGGCCGCACCATCAGAAATTCGCCGGAGAAAGTGGCAGGTTTCGGATGCGTCGCCCGCTGCCCGCAAAAAGTGCATTGGCAATGGCCGGAGCAACGGCCGGGACGCCCAATTCCCCGGCGCCTCCCGGTGCTGCATTGCTGGCAATCAGTTCAACCGAAATTTCCGGCATGTCCGCAAGCTTGGGCAAGCCCAGGTCGCGCAAACGCATCGGCCGAGCAACCCCCCGTTCGATTGCGATGGAATTGCCGATTGCAGCGCCCATACCGAACAATAGACCCCCTTCGATCTGTTGTCGTGTAATGTCCGGATTGATGACGCGTCCGACATCCGCGACAGCAACCAGCCGGCTTACCCGGACGCGCTGGCTGTCGTCGAGTTGCGCTTCGGCGAGCACGGCAATATGGCTTCCCGCCATGGAATGACAAGCGAGACCTTGGCTTGTGCCCTGGCCGCCGCCCTCCCAGCCCGCTTTGGTTGCCACTTTGGACAAGCACAAGGCAAGCCGCGGATTGCCCCCGAGCATCGCCATTCGGAACGAAAAGGGTTCGACACCGCTTTCGCGGGACAGTTCATCAATGAAACATTCATTGAAAAACGCGGTGTAGCTGTGTGCCCTACCCCGCCAGGGACCCGTTGGCACCCCAATGTCGGCCGGATGGTGGTCAACGCCGAAATTCTCGATCGCATAGGATGGCGCGGCGCCTTCTACCGCATGCAGGTGGGCCTTGCCGGAATGGTATCGTCGTGCGTCATCGGCCGACCTACCACCCAAGGTGCGTGTTCGCATTTCACCAAGTCCATTTGGCGCCGCAATCTGGGCCAGCCAGCCGTCGATATGTCCTGCCCGGCCGAGCCGCGCTGTCATCCGCGCGCGCGGCCGGGCGGAACGGCTCGTGCATCAAATCCTCGGCCCGCGACCAGGTCAACTGAACCGGCCGTTTGAGCCTGAGCGCCAGAATTGCAACTTGCCCGGCAATCTCAACCTCGTATTTCCGCCCGAATGAGCCGCCCACAAGCATGGGATGCACAGTGACATCTTCGGGGTCGAGCCCGATCGCGCGCGCTGCAGCATCGCGTGCCAGACCCGGCAGTTGGGTGGCGATCCAAAGCTGAAGCTTGCCATCCACGAGTGTGGCTGTTGCGCTCAGCGGCTCAAGGGCTGCGTGCGGAGCGAGCCCGACCGTATATTCGGCTGACGAGACACGGGCATTGGCCAAGGCCGTATCCACATCACCCGCTTCGGCCACGCGCGTGCCTTCGTTGGCGAGTGCATTGACAAGCGCCCGGTCAATTGTCCGGTCGCTTGCAAATCGATCCCGATTACGGAACCTCGGACGCATCGCATCTAACGCTCGATTGGCCGCCCACCAGTTGGTTGCAACTGCGGCTACCCATCGCTCATGCTCCACAATGTCGAGCACACCGAAAATCCGGTCGGCGGCGCCCTTGTCAACCGATTGCAAGATCGAATCGCCCAGTGGTCCCTGCCGGATTGAGGCAAAAACCATGTCCGGAAGGCGGATATCGCCCGCGAAATTGGCTGAACCATCGAGTTTTGCAGGAATGTCGAGCCGGTTCATGCCGCGCCCGGTGATCCGGTTGAGGCCACCGCCGGTTCGCAGGGGAATGTCCTTGGGCAGGCTTTCTCGAGCCGCTTCCTCTGCAAGCTCTCCAAAGCGCAGGCGATCATCGCCGCGCGTCACAAAGCCTCCCTCTGTGTCGCAGGCTTGCCAGTCGGCGTCCCAGCGACGGGCTGCGGCCTGACACAGAAGGGCACGAGCAGCCGCCCCGGCCTGTCGTGCGACCAGTTCGTACCCCCGAACAGTGGAGGATCCGCCGGTTGCTTGCACCTTTCCTTCTGGCCACCAGCCTTCGTGCCATTCTTCGGCAAAAACAGCGTTTGCATAGACGGGATTGAGCGGCGCCGGTTCTACGGCAATCGTGCGCCAATCGGCTCCCAGCTCATCGGCGATGATTTGCGGGATGACTGTGTAGCTGCCCTGGCCCATCTCGACCTGTGGCACGACAACGGTCACATGGCCGTCCGTGCCGATCTTGAGCCATGCATTGAAAATGCTCTCGCCCTGAGCTGCGACCAGGTTCGGGGGATAGGCACGCGGCCAGAGCGCCCAGCCGATCGCCAGCCCGCCACCAATTGCTGCCCCTGCCAGCAAGGATCGCCGTGAAAACTCCATCTAGTCGGGCTTAAGGCCTGATTGACTGAGGGGGAAGCCCCGGGGATGGAATTCAAGCAATTGGAGTCGCTGGTTGGAGGCCCTTCACTTGAGGACGCAGATTACCCGCGCGATTTCGCCCAGATTTCCCGATAGTCCTTGCGCAGCGAGACCTTGTCGATTTTTTCGGTCCCCAGGCGTGGGAGAGGTTCCGAAGAGATCCAGACTTGCTGCGGCACCTTGAATGCGGCGAGTTGGCTTCCGAGAAAAGTTGTCAGATCGTCTGCCGTCACGCTCTGGCCCGGGTGGCAATAGACAACGGCGCCGACAACTTCGCCCAGTCGCTCATCGGGCAGACCAAAGACGCACGCTTCGGCAACGGCAGGATGTTTGTAGATTTCGGCTTCGACTTCCTGGCAGGATATATTCTCGCCGCCCCGGATGATGATGTCCTTCTTGCGGTCCACAATGAACAGATAATTGTCGGCATCAAGGTAGCCGATGTCGCCCGTGCGGAAATATCCGTCTGACGTCATGCAGTCAGCTGTGGCATCAGGCCGGTTCCAATAACCGCTGAAAAGCGCCACTGAGCGGATCGAGACCTCTCCCCGTTCGCCCTGCGGCACCGATTTCCCGGCGTCGTCGAGAATGGCAAGATCGACAAGTGGCTTGGATGGAGCCCCCGTGCTGTTGGGCTTCTCCAGATAGTTGGTCGAAAAAATCCCGGCGCCAATCGCATTGGTCTCAGTGAGGCCATAGCCCAGCGCCGGTGGAGCCGTCGGAAATTCTTCGACAAGTCGGCGAACATGATCAACCGGGCGTGGCGCGCCGCCACCCGCAAGTCCCTGCAAGGACGACAGGTCGTATTTGTGACGGTCCGGGTGCGTCAGCAATTCGAA of the Aquisediminimonas profunda genome contains:
- a CDS encoding molybdopterin cofactor-binding domain-containing protein; amino-acid sequence: MTARLGRAGHIDGWLAQIAAPNGLGEMRTRTLGGRSADDARRYHSGKAHLHAVEGAAPSYAIENFGVDHHPADIGVPTGPWRGRAHSYTAFFNECFIDELSRESGVEPFSFRMAMLGGNPRLALCLSKVATKAGWEGGGQGTSQGLACHSMAGSHIAVLAEAQLDDSQRVRVSRLVAVADVGRVINPDITRQQIEGGLLFGMGAAIGNSIAIERGVARPMRLRDLGLPKLADMPEISVELIASNAAPGGAGELGVPAVAPAIANALFAGSGRRIRNLPLSPANF
- a CDS encoding molybdopterin cofactor-binding domain-containing protein, producing the protein MEFSRRSLLAGAAIGGGLAIGWALWPRAYPPNLVAAQGESIFNAWLKIGTDGHVTVVVPQVEMGQGSYTVIPQIIADELGADWRTIAVEPAPLNPVYANAVFAEEWHEGWWPEGKVQATGGSSTVRGYELVARQAGAAARALLCQAAARRWDADWQACDTEGGFVTRGDDRLRFGELAEEAARESLPKDIPLRTGGGLNRITGRGMNRLDIPAKLDGSANFAGDIRLPDMVFASIRQGPLGDSILQSVDKGAADRIFGVLDIVEHERWVAAVATNWWAANRALDAMRPRFRNRDRFASDRTIDRALVNALANEGTRVAEAGDVDTALANARVSSAEYTVGLAPHAALEPLSATATLVDGKLQLWIATQLPGLARDAAARAIGLDPEDVTVHPMLVGGSFGRKYEVEIAGQVAILALRLKRPVQLTWSRAEDLMHEPFRPAARADDSAARPGRTYRRLAGPDCGAKWTW